The following coding sequences are from one Archaeoglobaceae archaeon window:
- a CDS encoding methanogenesis marker 3 protein — MKVKVNGKEVEVSQNATVKDVLGDEAHLVVIVRKIKDYEKHFDTFKLKIGKESITIKIENQELWEAIKEKLSGVEIVWRTKRLLAFGPFSCDLKCSQVQHDYEPGEVILSFAGGNAESAYLIFAITRYTLNHFTIGDGVIARVIEGFKALRLLEIGEKIEKIEPVAGKEGFKGIRIRATLDHPLMDGDEIYSHVMVNLLSSTPYASEYSMKVFERNSWVEEVTNTYVRFKGIKGLSITEENNEKRLRGSVTVRRNGKNAGSVYVYLKDRMPHKDHCIVGFVNNGLELLDVAQKGDRVKIITNPVRIDVVGLTQKEAECLLAQKGFKHIREGDIEDEAIVVSQIPETTFEVFSRGEVVTFGVKSNKIVKVKIFDESAPKTALYFRIATGLISKKVGKIPVYFKTRDLVIFKPTISFEEPLIPENLPRDLVKAGEIGVTNMSRKHAGLIGVRFSDSKEFGPTAERFESTNLVGKIVENFEVIKESKEGSEIYIMEVQE, encoded by the coding sequence ATGAAAGTAAAAGTTAACGGCAAAGAAGTTGAAGTATCCCAAAATGCAACCGTTAAAGATGTGTTGGGCGACGAAGCACATCTTGTGGTTATAGTCAGAAAGATAAAGGATTACGAGAAACATTTCGACACCTTCAAGCTCAAGATTGGTAAGGAGAGTATAACTATCAAAATAGAGAATCAGGAACTATGGGAAGCAATTAAAGAGAAGCTTTCCGGAGTGGAAATTGTATGGAGAACTAAAAGGCTCCTTGCTTTTGGTCCTTTTTCTTGTGATCTTAAATGTTCTCAAGTTCAGCACGATTACGAGCCGGGAGAAGTTATTCTTAGCTTCGCCGGCGGAAATGCAGAGAGTGCGTATTTGATTTTCGCAATCACTCGCTATACTCTCAACCACTTTACAATAGGAGATGGAGTGATTGCAAGAGTTATAGAAGGATTTAAGGCACTCCGACTTCTTGAAATTGGTGAAAAAATAGAAAAAATTGAGCCTGTAGCTGGAAAAGAGGGTTTCAAGGGAATCAGAATTAGGGCCACCTTGGATCATCCGTTGATGGATGGCGACGAAATATACTCCCATGTAATGGTGAATTTGCTGAGCTCGACTCCTTATGCTTCTGAATATTCAATGAAAGTTTTTGAGAGAAATTCTTGGGTAGAAGAGGTTACAAACACGTATGTCAGATTTAAAGGCATAAAAGGTTTAAGTATCACTGAGGAAAACAACGAGAAGAGGTTGAGAGGTTCGGTAACTGTTAGGAGAAATGGAAAAAATGCCGGTTCAGTTTATGTTTATTTGAAAGATAGAATGCCGCATAAAGACCACTGTATAGTTGGTTTTGTCAACAATGGGCTTGAGCTTTTGGATGTAGCCCAAAAAGGAGACAGAGTAAAGATTATCACCAACCCCGTGAGAATCGATGTAGTTGGGTTGACACAGAAAGAAGCAGAATGTTTACTTGCACAGAAGGGTTTTAAACATATAAGGGAAGGAGATATAGAAGACGAAGCCATCGTTGTCTCCCAGATTCCAGAAACGACTTTTGAAGTTTTTTCGAGGGGAGAAGTCGTTACTTTCGGAGTTAAATCAAATAAAATAGTAAAAGTAAAAATTTTTGACGAATCAGCTCCAAAGACAGCACTTTATTTTAGAATTGCTACAGGCCTTATTAGTAAAAAGGTTGGAAAAATTCCCGTGTATTTTAAAACCAGAGATCTCGTTATTTTCAAACCAACAATCTCGTTTGAGGAACCCCTGATCCCTGAGAATTTACCAAGGGATTTGGTCAAGGCTGGAGAGATCGGGGTTACAAATATGTCAAGAAAGCATGCCGGACTGATTGGTGTTAGGTTTAGCGATAGCAAGGAGTTTGGACCTACTGCAGAACGTTTTGAGTCGACAAATCTCGTTGGTAAAATAGTGGAAAATTTTGAAGTCATAAAAGAATCCAAAGAAGGTTCAGAAATCTATATCATGGAGGTGCAAGAATGA
- the atwA gene encoding methyl coenzyme M reductase system, component A2: MAEEIVRLEDVSKKFDDNFVLKNINLSIKEGETLGVIGVSGSGKSVLIHLIRGYKDYQPTQGRVIYILSVCYNCYWVDLPSKNGQSCPRCGGKLKKEEIDIWKLEDKELASAIRKRVGIMLQRTFALFSEKSALENVMEAIISSESESKMPFGATRRLEIIEKAGYSNNAVNKAMEFLKAVNLGHRLLTIARDLSGGEKQRVILARQIAIDPVILLADEPTGTLDPENTRIILEALRKYIKNAKKTLILTSHIPEVIQELSDRVVWLQNGEIIAEGEPKELIQKFLAQVSVEELKPQFKLEESILKLKDVRKYYYSVSRGVVKAVDGVSFEVKEGEIFGILGPSGSGKTTLSRIIAGIVDVTGGEVYVRIGDEWVDMRTPGITGRGRATPYIGLLHQEYSLYPHRTVLDNLTDCISLDLPSEFARIRALDILTNIGFREEEAESILAKFPDELSEGQRHRVALAQVMIREPRILILDEPSGTMDPLTKVEVAKTLNRVRRDFKTTIVIISHDMQFTKLTCDRVAIMLNGKLEGIGSPEDMIKRLIDLELRFAGTIEVSSTTEEEGMIEKADRGGCGVG, translated from the coding sequence TTGGCTGAAGAAATTGTCAGACTTGAAGATGTTTCAAAAAAATTTGACGATAATTTTGTTCTCAAAAATATCAATCTGAGTATTAAAGAAGGAGAGACTCTTGGCGTTATTGGGGTGAGCGGTAGCGGAAAATCTGTTCTTATTCATCTTATTAGAGGATACAAGGACTATCAGCCAACACAAGGTAGGGTTATTTACATATTATCTGTATGTTATAATTGCTACTGGGTAGATCTGCCAAGTAAGAATGGCCAGAGTTGTCCGAGATGTGGAGGGAAGTTGAAAAAAGAGGAGATAGACATTTGGAAACTTGAAGACAAAGAACTCGCTTCTGCTATTAGAAAAAGAGTTGGAATTATGCTACAACGAACTTTTGCCCTTTTTAGCGAAAAATCTGCACTAGAAAACGTAATGGAGGCAATAATCAGCTCAGAAAGCGAGTCAAAAATGCCATTTGGCGCAACGAGGAGACTTGAAATAATTGAAAAGGCAGGGTATTCTAACAACGCTGTAAACAAAGCTATGGAATTTCTTAAAGCAGTAAATCTTGGACACAGACTTTTAACGATTGCAAGAGATCTCAGTGGTGGAGAAAAACAAAGGGTAATACTTGCAAGACAAATAGCCATAGACCCGGTTATATTGTTGGCAGACGAACCCACAGGGACTCTTGACCCTGAAAACACGAGAATCATACTCGAGGCATTAAGGAAATACATTAAGAATGCTAAAAAAACACTTATCCTGACTTCTCACATTCCTGAAGTCATACAAGAGCTTTCCGATAGAGTGGTCTGGCTTCAAAATGGTGAAATTATTGCAGAGGGAGAGCCAAAAGAGCTCATTCAGAAATTCCTTGCCCAGGTAAGTGTCGAGGAGCTTAAGCCTCAATTCAAATTGGAAGAGAGCATTCTTAAGCTAAAGGATGTTAGGAAATATTATTACTCTGTGAGCAGAGGAGTGGTTAAAGCTGTGGACGGCGTCTCTTTCGAAGTAAAAGAAGGTGAAATATTTGGAATTCTTGGTCCTAGCGGTTCAGGTAAAACAACGCTCTCCCGAATCATTGCAGGAATTGTAGATGTTACTGGTGGTGAAGTTTACGTTAGAATTGGCGATGAATGGGTAGACATGCGAACTCCTGGAATTACAGGCAGGGGTAGAGCAACTCCTTATATAGGTTTGTTGCATCAGGAATACAGTCTTTATCCTCACAGAACAGTGCTTGATAATCTTACAGATTGCATAAGCCTGGATTTACCATCTGAGTTTGCAAGAATAAGGGCTCTTGATATTCTTACCAACATTGGATTTAGGGAAGAAGAGGCGGAATCAATACTCGCAAAGTTTCCAGACGAACTTAGCGAGGGGCAGAGACATAGAGTAGCTCTGGCACAGGTGATGATTCGGGAGCCAAGAATTCTGATCTTGGATGAGCCTTCGGGAACAATGGATCCTCTTACAAAGGTTGAGGTTGCGAAGACACTCAATAGGGTTAGGAGGGACTTCAAGACAACCATAGTAATAATCTCCCATGATATGCAGTTCACAAAGCTGACATGCGATAGAGTTGCGATAATGCTTAATGGTAAGCTTGAGGGGATAGGTTCTCCTGAGGACATGATCAAGAGGCTAATTGATTTAGAGCTTAGATTTGCGGGAACTATTGAAGTTAGTTCAACAACAGAAGAAGAGGGCATGATAGAAAAGGCAGATAGGGGCGGTTGTGGAGTCGGTTAA
- a CDS encoding helix-turn-helix domain-containing protein, translating to MNVDALISSLIMSENFGEKLEEIVKKKLKMNIREFAKEAGIPQSTLYKLLSGDREPNLTTLRKIVKTIMKISKESEDFIAVIASRSALNQLTSYEVEIGAKKVKVREYPANSFDEAVASAVKAERDGAKSVVCAPILSPILEKILSVPIVTIIPKNDLIESIKIAAKKGFSQT from the coding sequence GTGAATGTGGATGCTCTGATATCTTCGCTTATCATGAGCGAAAATTTTGGGGAAAAGCTTGAGGAAATAGTGAAGAAAAAATTAAAAATGAATATAAGGGAGTTTGCTAAAGAAGCTGGAATTCCACAAAGCACTCTTTATAAGCTTCTTTCAGGCGATAGAGAGCCTAATTTGACCACGTTGAGAAAAATTGTAAAAACAATAATGAAAATTTCGAAAGAGTCTGAGGACTTCATAGCTGTTATAGCCTCCAGATCCGCCCTGAATCAATTAACGAGCTATGAAGTTGAGATTGGAGCCAAAAAGGTAAAAGTAAGGGAATATCCCGCAAACTCATTTGACGAAGCGGTAGCTTCCGCAGTTAAAGCAGAAAGAGATGGTGCAAAATCGGTTGTTTGTGCACCAATATTGAGCCCAATTCTCGAGAAAATCCTGAGCGTTCCAATTGTTACTATTATCCCAAAAAACGATCTGATTGAGTCAATCAAAATCGCTGCAAAAAAGGGATTTTCACAAACTTAA
- a CDS encoding ABC transporter substrate-binding protein — translation MEMKAGTYLLFATVAFLALFAFCLTQEQKPAETKLQEIKVSYQPSWHHVALFVIVEKGWDEKVLGAKIKTTPFPSGPPQMEAFAAGEHTVAYVGAAPPLSLLSKGFDAKIVAVANTEGSSLIAIIPEAEYRGAKSLEGKKVMTFPPGSIQHTMLMKWLKDSGVEISKVEVKSGGPEEIREALKAKAVDFGFAPDPSGYVAEIEGYGKIVATSPEIVPNHPCCVVLMRGDFMRENREVAVKFLALHIVASEYAKDPKNKEEIKKILIKWLNVNERVADTFPGSTNLQTDPRNKEWIKGLDMLCEAQYELKITKDASGNPARVTPENVVDPSLYEEALKLVPKLKNELGLS, via the coding sequence ATGGAGATGAAGGCGGGGACTTATTTGCTGTTTGCAACAGTGGCCTTTCTGGCGTTATTTGCCTTTTGCCTAACTCAGGAGCAAAAGCCAGCTGAAACTAAATTACAGGAAATAAAGGTGAGTTATCAGCCAAGTTGGCATCATGTAGCTTTGTTTGTTATCGTTGAGAAGGGTTGGGACGAAAAAGTGCTCGGAGCAAAAATTAAAACAACCCCATTTCCATCTGGACCACCACAGATGGAAGCATTTGCTGCAGGTGAGCATACAGTAGCTTATGTTGGTGCTGCACCACCTCTTTCGTTGCTATCCAAAGGCTTTGATGCGAAAATCGTTGCGGTTGCAAACACAGAAGGTTCTTCACTAATTGCAATTATTCCTGAAGCAGAATACAGAGGTGCAAAGTCTCTCGAGGGAAAGAAAGTAATGACATTTCCACCAGGTTCAATTCAGCATACCATGCTCATGAAATGGCTAAAAGACAGTGGAGTCGAAATCTCAAAAGTGGAAGTTAAATCTGGAGGTCCTGAAGAAATAAGAGAGGCTCTAAAGGCTAAAGCAGTAGATTTTGGATTTGCTCCAGATCCAAGTGGTTATGTGGCAGAAATTGAGGGTTACGGAAAGATCGTGGCAACTTCACCAGAAATAGTGCCAAATCACCCATGCTGTGTTGTCTTAATGCGCGGGGACTTCATGAGGGAAAATAGAGAAGTTGCTGTAAAGTTTTTAGCTCTGCACATTGTTGCAAGTGAGTATGCGAAGGATCCAAAGAACAAGGAGGAAATAAAGAAAATACTTATAAAGTGGCTGAATGTAAATGAACGTGTTGCGGATACTTTCCCAGGGAGCACAAATCTGCAAACCGATCCGAGGAATAAAGAGTGGATAAAGGGTCTTGATATGCTTTGTGAAGCCCAATATGAACTCAAGATTACGAAGGACGCTTCTGGAAACCCTGCCAGAGTCACTCCAGAAAATGTTGTGGATCCAAGCCTTTACGAAGAGGCTTTGAAATTGGTGCCAAAGCTGAAAAATGAATTAGGGTTAAGTTGA
- a CDS encoding ABC transporter permease → MLWEAYYWIFISNPFVLAPPSKVIVTFIQLTLGDPKFADSGFQMLTDMAYSIYHYALGFASAIIVGFSIGLIAGWSKTVEKLIYPIVELIRPIPPIAWIPIAILLLKLTHTAAAFIIFIGAVFPILLNTKYGVSSVEKKYVEAALTLGATKTSTMLRKVIIPASMPAFFNGLRVGSGVAWMCVVAAELFGVSQFGLGYKIQLARLYHSPDVVISYMLAIGIIGLILDRIYRLAEDRLLSWRRGFVVE, encoded by the coding sequence GTGCTTTGGGAAGCTTACTACTGGATCTTTATCAGCAACCCATTTGTCTTGGCTCCACCTTCTAAGGTTATTGTAACTTTTATCCAATTAACCCTTGGAGACCCGAAATTTGCGGATAGTGGATTTCAAATGCTTACAGACATGGCATACAGCATTTATCACTATGCTCTCGGATTTGCTTCCGCTATTATTGTTGGATTTTCCATTGGGCTTATTGCGGGGTGGTCCAAGACTGTGGAGAAACTAATTTATCCGATCGTAGAGCTTATTCGCCCGATACCACCCATAGCTTGGATTCCGATAGCCATATTGCTTCTCAAGCTAACACACACAGCTGCGGCATTCATAATCTTCATAGGGGCAGTATTTCCAATATTGCTTAACACCAAGTATGGTGTGTCTTCGGTGGAGAAAAAATACGTGGAAGCTGCTTTAACGCTTGGAGCTACGAAAACCAGCACAATGCTCAGAAAGGTGATTATTCCCGCTTCGATGCCAGCATTCTTCAATGGATTAAGAGTTGGTTCTGGGGTTGCATGGATGTGTGTTGTTGCAGCAGAGCTCTTTGGTGTCTCGCAATTTGGTTTGGGCTACAAAATACAGCTTGCAAGACTTTACCATTCCCCTGATGTCGTGATTTCCTATATGCTTGCCATAGGGATTATCGGCTTAATACTCGACAGAATTTACAGACTTGCAGAAGATCGGTTGCTGAGTTGGAGGAGGGGATTCGTGGTTGAGTGA